In the Fibrobacter sp. UWB5 genome, one interval contains:
- a CDS encoding LptF/LptG family permease — MKFSRYMMWNFLKMFLLVLLGAILMFAVIDFVGNIKTWLARDTKDAIDYYVSYLPYMIYLISPVALFIAVLASIGNMTRHLEMSAMQSSGQAPFKTLIPIFVFGVLVSIGSYEMSELWLPDANHKRLETMETNAQKKKNPRIKEKRDFTFIDSERASWFFRHYSGKGRFGRDVVLLLREDGRLVERYDAKLVRWIEEPPKDSLDSIARLSSIDPPPGCWQFERGHRREFHKDGTVNVFPIHREKVCDKITTHPGDLINERQTADEMDSKMVMARINVLRRSGEDTRAMETALQFKRSAHWMNLIVLLIGAALCHRYSRSGGLSQKFGVGLLIVFSYYILERIGLKMGENGALSPFWAAWISHFVYGGVSVVMLYRSFRL; from the coding sequence ATGAAATTCTCCCGGTACATGATGTGGAACTTCTTGAAGATGTTCCTGCTGGTGCTCTTGGGCGCAATCCTGATGTTTGCGGTCATTGACTTTGTGGGTAACATCAAGACCTGGCTTGCCCGCGACACCAAGGATGCAATCGATTACTATGTAAGCTACCTGCCTTACATGATTTACTTGATTTCGCCGGTGGCCCTGTTTATTGCGGTCCTTGCCTCGATCGGTAACATGACTCGCCACCTTGAAATGAGCGCCATGCAAAGCTCTGGCCAGGCTCCGTTCAAGACCTTGATTCCGATTTTCGTGTTCGGCGTGCTGGTGTCTATCGGTTCTTACGAAATGAGCGAACTCTGGCTCCCTGACGCAAACCACAAGCGTCTGGAAACCATGGAGACGAACGCCCAGAAAAAGAAGAACCCGCGCATCAAGGAAAAACGCGACTTTACCTTTATCGATAGCGAACGCGCTAGCTGGTTCTTTAGGCATTATTCCGGCAAGGGCCGCTTTGGTCGCGACGTGGTTTTGCTCCTTCGCGAAGACGGCCGACTGGTAGAACGCTACGATGCCAAACTGGTCCGCTGGATTGAAGAGCCGCCTAAGGATTCGCTCGATTCTATCGCAAGGCTTTCTAGCATTGACCCGCCGCCGGGTTGCTGGCAGTTTGAACGCGGGCACCGCCGAGAATTCCATAAAGACGGTACGGTGAACGTGTTCCCGATTCATCGTGAAAAAGTCTGTGACAAGATTACGACTCATCCGGGCGACTTGATTAACGAACGCCAGACTGCCGACGAAATGGATTCCAAGATGGTCATGGCTAGAATCAACGTGCTGCGCCGTTCGGGCGAAGACACGCGCGCCATGGAAACCGCACTCCAGTTTAAACGTTCTGCCCATTGGATGAATTTGATTGTACTACTCATCGGTGCAGCCCTTTGCCACCGCTATAGTCGTTCTGGGGGTCTTTCCCAGAAGTTCGGGGTTGGCCTCTTGATAGTTTTTAGCTATTATATTCTTGAAAGAATTGGCTTAAAGATGGGAGAAAATGGTGCGCTTTCGCCTTTTTGGGCGGCATGGATTAGCCACTTTGTATATGGCGGCGTCTCGGTGGTAATGTTGTACCGTTCCTTCCGTTTATAG
- a CDS encoding outer membrane protein assembly factor BamD — protein MNLFKKIPLFLCILAETAFLVGCSSSGKSKMKHTEWCRIRYEGAEELFKKEKYGRATDRLEEILSTCAGTGYMEQAQFLMAESYFNMEDWIEARGEYGSFILNFPGSPFIETAEFRKAISSFNMEFRVSRDEANTTIAMKDFERYLSNYPDSPLRDSVNYYYDLLVERLAEKEFQTARLYLRMDKYQAAVIYFKEFLETYPKSKRRTEALFMIAQAYNELDQFETAKLYLNIARNEANPDDKKIQKQIAKTEKKIDKAEIAFAKRMKKDSQKKRFFKEDREMQN, from the coding sequence ATGAACCTGTTCAAAAAGATTCCCTTATTCCTTTGTATTTTAGCTGAAACTGCATTTTTGGTCGGTTGTTCTTCTAGCGGTAAAAGCAAGATGAAACACACCGAGTGGTGCCGAATTCGCTATGAAGGCGCAGAGGAACTTTTCAAGAAAGAAAAGTACGGTCGTGCAACAGACAGGCTCGAAGAAATCCTTTCGACTTGCGCCGGCACGGGCTACATGGAACAGGCCCAATTCTTGATGGCCGAAAGCTACTTCAACATGGAAGACTGGATCGAAGCCCGCGGTGAATACGGCAGCTTCATCTTGAACTTCCCGGGTTCGCCGTTCATCGAAACCGCCGAATTCCGTAAAGCCATTTCTTCGTTCAACATGGAATTCCGCGTGAGCCGCGACGAAGCGAACACGACGATCGCCATGAAGGACTTTGAACGCTACCTGTCGAACTACCCCGATTCCCCGCTGCGCGACTCGGTGAACTACTACTACGACCTGCTCGTCGAACGCTTGGCCGAAAAGGAATTCCAGACCGCAAGACTTTACCTGCGCATGGACAAGTACCAGGCCGCCGTGATTTACTTCAAGGAATTCCTGGAAACCTACCCCAAGAGCAAGCGCCGCACCGAAGCATTGTTCATGATTGCCCAGGCCTACAACGAACTTGACCAGTTCGAAACCGCCAAGCTCTACCTGAACATTGCCCGCAACGAGGCAAACCCCGACGACAAGAAAATCCAGAAGCAGATTGCAAAGACCGAAAAGAAAATCGACAAGGCCGAAATTGCATTTGCCAAGCGCATGAAAAAGGATTCCCAGAAGAAGAGATTCTTCAAGGAAGACCGCGAAATGCAGAACTAA
- a CDS encoding LptF/LptG family permease translates to MILVRYVLKELIGPFLAALFGITFLFVVDFLVKILDNVLSKGLPASTVLEIFALNLAWMLSLSIPMAVLVASLMAFGRLSGDQEITACKAAGISPLSLMRPVLLVSMLISVLMVVFNNWVLPEANHRSVELMNAVSRKKPHVFIDAGRLITQFPDVQLWVNRIDPVSGTLYGIQIFEMEKKGAPRIVYADSATMEYEDNGATLMLRLRSGETHMTDADNPENYFRIRYFSQDLAMKNVDDRLERRSRSYRSDREMPIEMMTEVVEDAEKRYVEFRDQALEKRLNTLVTLRDDVLGDSIVPKSGESGTKIDSIQRRRSLQRLRVQEIAALRTTERLYSRMETELKRKAQYTVEIHKKYSTGFACFIFILIGAPLGIMARKGGIGTGILYSLAFFVIYWICLIGGENMADRLLIDPVLAMWASNIIIGTFGIFITVAMVRDRFSGDSKFFRAIRAVGGFFKKIFGFFTRRIG, encoded by the coding sequence ATGATTTTAGTCCGCTACGTGTTGAAAGAGCTCATAGGCCCCTTTTTGGCGGCTCTTTTTGGAATCACGTTCCTGTTCGTGGTGGACTTTTTGGTCAAAATCCTCGATAATGTGCTTTCCAAGGGGCTTCCGGCCTCGACCGTTCTTGAAATCTTCGCACTAAACCTGGCGTGGATGCTTTCGCTGTCTATTCCGATGGCGGTGCTTGTGGCAAGCCTCATGGCCTTCGGTCGACTTTCGGGCGACCAGGAAATTACGGCCTGCAAGGCGGCGGGTATTTCTCCGCTGTCGCTCATGCGCCCGGTGCTTTTGGTGTCGATGCTGATCTCGGTTTTGATGGTGGTGTTCAATAACTGGGTGCTGCCCGAAGCGAACCACCGCTCGGTGGAACTCATGAATGCCGTGTCGCGCAAAAAGCCGCACGTGTTCATTGATGCCGGCCGACTCATTACGCAGTTCCCCGACGTACAATTGTGGGTGAACCGCATCGACCCGGTGTCGGGTACTTTGTACGGAATCCAGATTTTCGAAATGGAAAAGAAGGGCGCCCCCCGTATCGTGTACGCCGATAGCGCCACTATGGAATATGAGGATAACGGTGCGACGCTGATGCTCCGCCTGCGCAGTGGTGAAACCCACATGACCGATGCGGATAACCCTGAAAACTATTTCCGCATCCGTTATTTCTCGCAAGACCTCGCCATGAAGAACGTAGATGACCGTCTGGAACGCCGTAGCCGCAGTTACCGCAGCGACCGCGAAATGCCGATCGAGATGATGACCGAAGTGGTGGAAGATGCCGAAAAACGCTATGTCGAATTCAGGGATCAGGCTCTCGAAAAGAGGTTGAATACGCTTGTGACGTTGCGAGATGATGTCTTGGGCGATTCCATTGTCCCGAAGTCGGGCGAAAGCGGAACGAAGATTGATTCTATCCAGCGCAGGCGGTCCTTGCAACGACTTCGCGTGCAAGAAATTGCGGCGCTCCGCACCACCGAAAGACTGTACAGCCGTATGGAAACGGAACTCAAGCGCAAGGCGCAGTACACGGTCGAAATCCACAAGAAATACAGTACCGGTTTCGCTTGCTTTATCTTTATTCTGATTGGTGCCCCTCTTGGCATTATGGCGCGTAAGGGCGGTATCGGTACGGGTATTCTCTATAGCCTTGCGTTCTTCGTGATTTACTGGATTTGCTTGATCGGCGGCGAAAACATGGCGGACAGGCTCTTGATCGATCCGGTGCTTGCCATGTGGGCGTCGAACATTATCATCGGAACCTTCGGCATATTCATTACGGTGGCCATGGTGCGCGACCGTTTCTCGGGCGATTCCAAGTTCTTTAGGGCGATTCGCGCTGTGGGCGGTTTCTTCAAGAAAATATTCGGATTCTTTACCAGGAGGATTGGATGA